DNA from Danaus plexippus chromosome 6, MEX_DaPlex, whole genome shotgun sequence:
ataaaaaatattaagctttttttaaattgatatgtaTATCTACCTCATCAGCTGTTTTGTCATCAGAACCTCCACCCTCGGTGCTGTTCATcagacaaatattaaaaagaagtgCCTTGGAGTGCTCCAAATTATCGAGTGCACAGGCGTGGAGTTTGTTACCATAGCACTCAGGGGGTCCGTGTTGACATAGGAAGGAAATGTTTCCTTTTTCCTCTATTGtctgatttaaattacaatatagtGGTAATattgtgacaaaaaaatatatatttttgtacttatGTAAAATAGCTTTTATCTTACCTTAGCGTTGCCATAAGGATATGTATGTACATCAAGGTAATCACCCATACTCTCTACGAGGGGACCAAACTGATTTTTGTCAAAGTTTATACAATAGGGACAAAAGACTTCATAATACAGATCTATAtgtactttttcttttttccctaaatcctataaaaataagcatttatcataatttcatTAGTATTTCGTTAGCATGAAAACTATACCTTAGGAATACCAAAGATTGATATtcgagacaaaaaaaatataatcaaaaaacgTTTGTTCTATTTGAGATAATAAAACGCTAGATACAATTCCTAAGGGATAGAAAAGAAAAAGCTGGATCCCTGaaagataacatttttgtgttaatttttttatgctaattccttatattataaataaatttataaatagttcttGCAAAACGTACCCACCTTGAATAGTGTAGACATTAAAGTATTCGCGCGTTTTATTGGCGACACATAATTTAACTTGAAATCACGATAGTCCAAACCTGCAGAaagatatttctaaataaaagtttacctCACATTCTACTCAATTCATTTCAAACTCACTTTCATCGAAAGTCCTAATCCCATCAATGTAggatagtaacaaaataataaaaatgttttgtaacatTGTGCGGTCGTTATCTGCTTGACTAAAGCATACTTGTTTTATgacttttgtaaatatatatgcaattattgtaaatattttataaatatgtactaaaCTATGGAATACTTTAAACACCAAGAATTAAAAGCATTTGAGATAAGATTCCagttaattagaaatatttttttgaaaaaaaatccaaacaTAACTATCGCCATTAGAATACCAACCATACCAATTAGAATGAATGGCaagaacaatttttatttttttttaagaaaggctatataatgtttattttttcaccaTTTCATTAAATctcaaaaactttttcatcCAATCTCTACATTTTCAATTGAAAAAagcttaattattattattgtagccAACGAAGTGGAAATCGGTGtgcataaacatttatatagagATCTTTTGCTTCAAGCTTTTGGTTGACTGATCGATGTCCAATAATAAACCTTAAGTGTAGTACAcaaaatgaatacaaaatttaataaacaaatataattaatttaataaacaaatatattattttttgcttcTAGTGATCATTCTACACATTTGATCTTCATCTCAGGATAGAGGCTTGTCTATAAGGTTTTATTAGCAAATTCTTAATCAGTGTTTTATAACTTTCTCCTTGCTTCGTCAAGTTTTGTGGAAGAAATTGGTGAATTGAGTGACCTGATAGGGGGTATGCTACTATAATGCTGGTGGTACTAAAAATACAGTAGCCGAATACTGCCACTGGCGTTTCTTGTAAAATACTTCCGTATCAAATGTGATACCTGTAGAAGCAAAAGAGTCTACTGTCACCTCATTTGAGGCCATGGCGAAAAAGAACTTTATAGCTTTAGATCATAGACCATTGGATATCGCTTGTCgaatttcaaaaatagaatGGGGACCACATCCAGTCATATAGGGACGCCGGACGTTACAGCAATTGAAAAAGCATTATAGTAACGTTTTGGACTCTAGTGGGTAGGTTATATACTGAGAGCTTCCCggccaaaaatttaaaataccttaGTAAATCTAACTTCTCTTTCCATATTCTACAcacatactttttatattacatactaGCTGTTACCCGACACGACTCCGTCTgcgtaaaaaaaacaataaaacatatgttAGCCGCCTCCTGCTTTCTGATTCCCACTAGCGATAACGCTTAATTTCTGGATCGggataaaaagtagcctaagATATTATTACTCCTAATTAATTCAGCTAACTGTCAATAAAAGTCCCGTCAAAATAGGAAAACACCATTTCAGAGATTAGCCGGAACaaccagacagacagacagacagtaAGACGAAAATACCAAAAAGTGCTATATTAGTTTATGTACCGTATGTATATTCAGATGCATGTATTAACtaacgatttttataatattacaaacagacatgAGACActccaatttttttatatgaataaactaTAAAGTATAGCTTATTAAGGGTcggattttttaatgaattttttcataaattttttgcaCAATAAAGTCTCATTAACCAACtactataacaaaaattaacaattaagaaaaatattattcaatatataaaactaattattataaggaaATAGGTTTAGTCGTCGAGGAATAATGTTGGCCTTTTTGTTCAGATTATCAATGCATATAGGACAATAAGCAATTTAAAACGAATGGAGTTGATTAATGTAGTTAGAAGGCAATCAATTCATgaagatattataatgatatgataGATCTGAAACgtctattgtttaaatatccattgttaaaattttcatttcagttTTCATCTAGAgctagacaaaaaatattatactaaaatgTAATGACATTACACAGCTGTTGTCTACAGAAATCggaaaataaatgtactaGCAGCTTGCTTAACCCATACAGTTCAAGTCATTATCCCAAAAGTAGcatgtagataaaaaaaatactgtttttaaCCCCTTTAAAGATaaactttcatataataataatttcctgAGAAGAAAAATGTCCACAACCTTGGAATAGTTATTAACTAATCCGTAATTATTGTTGCTGACTCTACGAACATTTTTCTATTAGTTCTATTCTATTAGGaagttattaaagtattttcttaACTTTCATTTTGGACGTCCATtgctttaataaatactactCAAACTcttgtcttatttttataaattaaagagaaaaaagtatttcttcATGTTTTGAGTTGATAAATAATAccatgtttgtatataaaaaaaactttcaaaatgaaaatactttGTTACAGAGATGATTAACAATATGTGTAATTGTTTTCCTTAGCTCCAAATTACGCGGAATGATGttgttgaataattattagaaCATAACAACattcaaacttataaaactAGATAATTAATGTGCTGGGTGGATAGACAAAAACAACcgacaaaaatttttaaatcttgtaTTTccaaaattcttattaaatgaTGTACTGAATATACGTTTTCATTGGTGTTTCTGTATGTAGAACTACCTCAAGGTTCTTCACAAGGCGGCGGAAGATTTTTGAAGGGTCTACAAACTGATCTCTTAAAATCGTCGTCAAAGTCATACTTCTCGCCATTTATTAAAGCAAATGACACATATTCAATTTTCGCTTTCTTAGTTTCTTCTCCATAATACTTCATAAGTTCTGAACCCCTATTACCTTTAGCGCAAAGTTTTATTGGTTTTGAATCAACGTTCATGTTTTTCCcgcactaaaaatattaaataaatgtttaattttttgtgttataagaatttaagtaAAACGAACAAGGTTTGGAAGTCTCTATGATAATTTATGACTCAGTTaacggatttaaattattttaagacataACAAGTTGAAGTAATGAGAGCCTTCCCTTAAGTATCGACAAAAACTCAGGGCTGAATGAGCCAAAAAAACACGGGACTCGAGAGAACGGCTTTATATGCcccataaaaaattatcaagctttttttaatttttaatgtatatctACCTCATCAGCTGTTTTGTCATCCGACCCTAGACTCTCAGTGCTGTTCATCagacaaatattaaacagaattGCCTTGGA
Protein-coding regions in this window:
- the LOC133320862 gene encoding GILT-like protein 2; this translates as MLQNIFIILLLSYIDGIRTFDESLDYRDFKLNYVSPIKRANTLMSTLFKDLGKKEKVHIDLYYEVFCPYCINFDKNQFGPLVESMGDYLDVHTYPYGNAKTIEEKGNISFLCQHGPPECYGNKLHACALDNLEHSKALLFNICLMNSTEGGGSDDKTADECGNNMNVDSKPIKLCAKGNRGTELLKYYGEESKKANFHHVPYVLINGKKFNNSDYFKKTVCEAFKNSPPPCQSD